Proteins co-encoded in one Cyprinus carpio isolate SPL01 chromosome B5, ASM1834038v1, whole genome shotgun sequence genomic window:
- the adam28 gene encoding disintegrin and metalloproteinase domain-containing protein 28: MARRHLMLWIFALCVSLDPTVGHIPELDGKKVYEIVRPIRLHALQKRDLNSRPDTLKYAMTLGGRDIEMHLQKNDGLLTKDYSETYYTEDGMLVTTTPEDLDLCYYHGKIVNDSKSSISMSTCDGLRGYFQTEEQRFLIEPLSEDGDGDHAVLKYEDVNKETPRVCGVTNTTWDKSEDGAPPRILKSRSRSSGPTLFQQQKYIELFLVADNSEYRKMDSDLQKLRKRIFEIINYINNAYKEINTFIALTGFEVWTDNDKITVSPVAGATLESFTQWRNNDLMKRQKHDNAHFLSAIDLEGATVGLAYIGTLCGGLSTGIVQDHNSNAIAVGATMAHEMGHNLGMSHDSSSCACSDGTCIMTAALSYFIPHHFSSCSTNSYTDYLNNKSPQCLMNMPKPKELIQPPVCGNRFVEIGEQCDCGTVQECTNPCCNATTCKLTEGSQCATGECCKNCKIMSAAHVCRPKNDDCDLPESCTGKSAECPEDVFTVNGLPCNNGKGYCYNGQCPQREEQCIKMWGPTAVVARDYCYNQNTRAEYYAYCKRNGDKYIGCQRQDVMCGKLFCEQGNEDPNYGRLVRFSYCKATFYGDPANDYGQVDTGTKCGEGLVCNQNECVNLETAYKAINCSAKCRGHAVCDHRKECRCETGWLPPDCETPAESEGSSKGVTIAIVVVCVLIGILLIGLAVFFYKRGKRTPHSFGHQRQQKVHVVNIPDCSHQSTPNQKPTPVIKPTAPPPPPPSSGQSRVLHNDYLNARQALRPPPPRV, encoded by the exons ATGGCCAGAAGACATCTGATGTTGTGGATCTTTGCTCTGTGTGTTTCACTCGATCCCACAG TCGGTCACATTCCTGAATTAGATGGAAAAAAGGTGTATGAGATTGTTCGACCAATCAGATTACATGCACTACAAAAAAGAGACTTAAAT TCAAGACCTGACACACTGAAATACGCTATGACACTGGGCGGAAGAGACATTGAAATGCACCTCCAAAAAAATGA TGGCCTATTGACGAAAGACTATAGCGAAACTTATTACACTGAAGATGGGATGCTTGTCACAACCACACCTGAGGATCTG GACTTATGCTATTATCATGGGAAAATAGTCAATGACAGTAAGTCATCGATTAGCATGAGCACCTGCGATGGATTAAG AGGATATTTCCAAACAGAGGAGCAGAGGTTTCTGATCGAGCCGTTGTCCGAGGATGGTGATGGTGACCATGCTGTCTTAAAGTACGAAGATGTAAATAAAGAGACGCCTAGAGTGTGTGGAGTCACCAACACTACTTGGGACAAGAGTGAGGATGGTGCTCCTCCACGCATTCTCAAAAGTCGTTCTCGTTCCTCA GGGCCAACTTTGTTCCAGCAACAAAAATACATCGAGCTCTTCCTTGTGGCAGACAACAGTGAA TACAGGAAAATGGACAGCGATCTTCAGAAGCTGAGAAAGAGGATATTTGAGATCATCAATTACATCAATAAT GCATATAAAGAAATCAACACATTCATCGCTCTGACTGGATTTGAAGTCTGGACAGATAATGATAAGATAACAGTTTCTCCCGTTGCTGGAGCTACCTTGGAAAGCTTTACCCAGTGGAGGAACAACGATCTCATGAAAAGACAGAAGCACGACAACGCTCACTTCCTTAG TGCAATCGACCTTGAAGGAGCAACTGTGGGTCTAGCTTACATTGGAACTCTATGTGGAGGTCTTTCAACAGGGATTGTGCAG GATCACAACTCTAATGCTATAGCAGTGGGGGCTACTATGGCCCATGAGATGGGGCACAATCTGGGCATGAGTCATGACAGCAGCAGCTGCGCTTGTTCTGATGGCACGTGCATTATGACAGCTGCTCTCAG CTATTTCATCCCTCATCACTTCAGCAGCTGCAGTACTAATAGCTATACAGACTACCTGAACAACAAAAGCCCACAGTGTCTTATGAATATGCCCAAACCAAAAGAACTGATTCAGCCACCTGTATGTGGAAATAGATTTGTGGAGATAGGAGAACAATGTGACTGTGGAACAGTGCAG GAGTGTACAAACCCATGCTGCAATGCCACCACCTGCAAACTAACAGAGGGCTCACAATGTGCAACAGGGGAATGTTGTAAGAATTGTAAG ATCATGTCAGCCGCACATGTGTGTCGTCCAAAAAATGATGACTGTGATTTGCCCGAGTCATGCACTGGAAAATCAGCCGAGTGTCCTGAAGACGTCTTTACAGTCAATGGACTCCCTTGCAATAATGGGAAAGGCTATTGCTACAATGGCCAATGCCCACAGAGAGAGGAGCAGTGCATTAAGATGTGGGGTCCAA CTGCTGTGGTGGCTCGAGACTATTGCTACAATCAGAACACAAGAGCGGAATACTACGCCTACTGCAAACGCAATGGCGATAAATACATTGGATGCCAAAGACA AGATGTGATgtgtggaaaactgttctgtgaacAAGGCAATGAAGATCCCAATTATGGACGGCTAGTAAGATTCAGCTATTGTAAAGCCACATTCTACGGCGATCCTGCAAATGATTATGGTCAAGTCGACACTGGCACCAAATGTGGGGAAGGACTG gtTTGTAACCAGAACGAGTGTGTTAACCTAGAGACGGCTTACAAAGCAATAAACTGCTCCGCCAAGTGCAGAGGCCATGCG GTTTGTGACCACAGAAAGGAGTGTAGATGTGAAACTGGATGGCTGCCTCCAGATTGTGAAACACCAGCAGAGAGTGAAGGTTCCTCTAAAG GTGTGACAATAGCCATTGTGGTTGTCTGTGTCCTGATTGGGATACTTCTAATTGGACTGGCCGTCTTTTTTTACAAGCGTGGAAAGCGCACGCCACATTCATTCGG TCATCAAAGGCAGCAGAAAGTTCATGTTGTCAACAtccctgactgcagccatcaGTCAACACCAAATCAGAAGCCAACTCCG GTAATAAAGCCTACAGcacctcctccacctccaccttcTTCAGGTCAATCCAGAGTTCTGCATAACGACTACCTAAATGCACGACAG GCCCTTAGACCACCTCCTCCAAGGGTGTGA